A portion of the Pseudoalteromonas galatheae genome contains these proteins:
- a CDS encoding thymidine kinase, with protein MAQLYFYYSAMNAGKSTTLLQSAFNYRERGMRPFIITAAIDNRAGVGKVASRIGLEAEAQVFESQTDVKALLMSAHTENKIDCVLVDECQFLTKAQVAELTDIVDELRIPVLCYGLRTDFRGELFEGSQYLLAWADKLIELKTICHCGRKANRVLRTDEHGKAIADGDQVVIGGNDRYVSLCRKHYKDALNA; from the coding sequence ATGGCCCAGCTTTATTTTTACTATTCGGCAATGAATGCCGGTAAATCTACGACTTTATTGCAGTCGGCATTTAACTACCGAGAGCGAGGCATGCGCCCGTTTATTATCACCGCTGCAATTGATAACCGTGCTGGTGTGGGCAAAGTAGCGTCTCGTATCGGCTTAGAAGCTGAGGCGCAAGTTTTTGAAAGCCAAACCGATGTGAAAGCATTACTGATGTCTGCTCATACCGAGAATAAAATTGATTGTGTATTGGTGGATGAGTGCCAGTTTCTAACAAAAGCTCAAGTCGCAGAGCTGACGGATATCGTCGATGAGCTGCGGATCCCGGTATTATGCTATGGTCTTAGAACCGATTTTCGTGGTGAGCTGTTTGAAGGCTCACAATATTTACTGGCGTGGGCAGATAAATTGATTGAGCTAAAAACTATCTGTCACTGTGGTCGTAAAGCAAACCGAGTACTTCGCACCGATGAGCACGGTAAAGCTATCGCAGACGGTGATCAGGTTGTGATCGGTGGTAACGATAGATATGTTTCTCTTTGTAGAAAACACTATAAAGATGCGCTAAACGCGTAA
- a CDS encoding efflux RND transporter periplasmic adaptor subunit gives MTNFKIFSIYFAVNTLFSSLTYAGDGHEEHEEEENAIVLTQQQMRFAGIQTKEVKLESHERFYFAPGEVKANGYTSYLVSPRADSIVLKRHTTLGSMVNVNDPLITLFSEAMAQAQAQYLVASTEWDRVKRLSKETISERERVQASADFSSAYSKLLALGVTEKEIKEIATKPASELGQYTLVAEREGVVTQDAFTQGQHVASGTTLMAITDESELWVEARLQPNSQLPLAVNSKALIGIEDQQYAARVIQEAHTIDPITRTRQIRLLVENSDDKLHAGMFVNVNFIIPSKESTIALPADALSRGPDGDWVVYIEEAPGEFHPKEVTLGEEFGAQVEVIGLAVGERVAVTGAFFIASEQAKAGFDPHNH, from the coding sequence ATGACAAACTTTAAAATTTTCTCCATCTATTTCGCGGTGAACACGCTTTTTAGCTCGCTGACATATGCCGGCGACGGTCATGAAGAACATGAAGAGGAAGAAAATGCTATCGTACTGACGCAACAGCAGATGCGTTTTGCCGGAATTCAGACCAAAGAAGTCAAGCTGGAAAGCCATGAGCGCTTTTATTTTGCGCCTGGAGAAGTAAAAGCCAATGGCTATACCAGCTATTTAGTATCGCCAAGAGCCGATTCAATCGTGTTAAAGCGACACACTACGCTTGGCTCTATGGTTAATGTTAACGACCCACTTATCACCTTATTCTCAGAGGCAATGGCGCAGGCCCAAGCGCAGTATTTGGTCGCTTCAACAGAATGGGATAGAGTCAAACGGTTAAGTAAAGAAACCATCAGTGAGCGTGAGCGCGTTCAAGCAAGTGCCGATTTTAGTTCGGCTTATTCAAAGTTGTTGGCACTTGGAGTAACAGAAAAAGAGATTAAAGAAATAGCCACTAAGCCCGCCAGTGAACTTGGCCAATATACGCTCGTTGCTGAGCGCGAGGGAGTGGTAACTCAAGATGCCTTTACTCAGGGCCAGCATGTTGCCTCTGGCACAACTTTAATGGCAATCACTGATGAAAGCGAGCTATGGGTAGAAGCCCGTTTACAGCCCAACTCTCAACTTCCGTTAGCGGTTAACTCTAAAGCATTGATTGGCATAGAAGATCAGCAATATGCGGCTCGTGTTATCCAAGAAGCGCATACTATCGATCCCATTACTCGAACCAGACAGATCCGCCTATTGGTTGAAAATAGTGACGACAAGCTACACGCAGGGATGTTTGTAAACGTCAACTTTATCATACCGTCAAAGGAGTCAACCATAGCGCTACCTGCAGACGCGTTAAGTCGCGGTCCTGACGGTGATTGGGTGGTGTACATCGAAGAAGCGCCCGGCGAGTTCCATCCCAAAGAAGTGACTTTAGGTGAAGAATTTGGCGCTCAGGTTGAAGTTATCGGTTTGGCTGTGGGTGAGCGTGTGGCCGTAACCGGAGCGTTCTTTATTGCGTCAGAACAAGCCAAAGCAGGCTTCGATCCACATAATCATTAA
- a CDS encoding ATP-binding protein has protein sequence MSQQPLSFLNVSEPDEQNLDESTSPWVVLIVDDEPEVHEVTKLVLSAYRFELKPLELVHAYSKKEAIDILNHRNDVALILLDVIMESEEAGLECAQYVREELGNHKVRIVLRTGQPGSVPEHEVMLRYDINDYKNKTELTKSRLFSMLTSSLRSYRDLNRLELLTNELTNLNEGLEEKVKQRTRELELSNEALRDAYNRIAEQQQALIQSEKLASVGQFAAGVAHEINNPLAYLKSNLEFVQSSLVKLYRAWQFLVNNSQLSLECAKSLSELEKEYQLNWALSESDDVMAEMHSGLDRIQLIVKELSVFFESNQTQFQQVEFYSQIMDSVMINLELDGTNLSLIEFEKGERFEIHCAPALLEHSIYCLIKNALESSGRVRKAIKINTKVEDQTLAIDIFDYGEGIADRLVHKVFDPFYTTKASEKHVGLGLTIASNIIKSHGGELSLTSVIGNGTKATITLPLI, from the coding sequence ATGAGCCAGCAGCCACTATCATTTTTGAACGTTTCAGAGCCAGATGAGCAAAACCTAGACGAGTCTACATCTCCGTGGGTAGTATTAATTGTAGATGATGAGCCAGAAGTGCACGAGGTGACTAAACTTGTGTTATCAGCTTATCGGTTTGAATTAAAACCGCTCGAACTAGTTCATGCCTATAGCAAAAAAGAAGCGATTGATATTCTAAACCATCGAAATGATGTTGCACTAATCTTGCTCGACGTCATTATGGAAAGCGAAGAAGCGGGTTTAGAGTGTGCCCAATACGTACGTGAAGAACTTGGAAATCATAAGGTGAGAATCGTACTTCGCACAGGCCAGCCAGGCAGTGTGCCAGAGCATGAGGTCATGCTTAGGTATGATATTAATGATTATAAAAATAAAACGGAACTCACTAAATCCCGCCTATTCTCCATGCTAACCAGCTCTCTTCGCTCTTACCGAGATTTAAATCGGCTTGAACTGCTAACCAACGAATTAACTAATCTCAATGAGGGGTTAGAAGAAAAGGTCAAGCAGCGTACCCGCGAACTTGAATTGTCTAATGAAGCTTTACGAGACGCATACAACCGTATTGCTGAGCAGCAGCAAGCCCTAATCCAATCAGAAAAACTCGCGTCGGTAGGGCAGTTTGCAGCAGGTGTTGCGCATGAAATTAATAACCCACTAGCGTACTTAAAAAGTAACTTAGAGTTTGTACAAAGCTCTCTAGTTAAGTTGTATCGAGCTTGGCAGTTTTTGGTAAATAATTCGCAGCTTTCTTTGGAATGTGCAAAATCACTGAGTGAATTGGAAAAAGAGTATCAACTGAATTGGGCTCTGAGTGAAAGTGATGATGTGATGGCTGAAATGCACTCGGGACTCGACAGAATTCAATTGATTGTTAAAGAGCTGAGTGTGTTTTTTGAAAGTAATCAAACCCAGTTTCAGCAAGTGGAGTTTTATTCTCAAATTATGGACTCGGTAATGATTAATTTGGAGTTAGATGGTACAAATTTGAGCCTTATTGAATTTGAAAAAGGAGAGCGATTTGAAATTCATTGTGCCCCAGCACTTTTAGAACACAGTATTTATTGCCTTATAAAGAATGCGTTAGAAAGTTCGGGTAGGGTGCGTAAGGCGATTAAAATCAACACGAAAGTTGAAGATCAAACGCTCGCGATTGATATCTTTGATTATGGTGAAGGGATTGCAGACAGGCTGGTACATAAAGTATTCGACCCTTTTTATACCACTAAAGCCTCAGAAAAACACGTGGGACTTGGGCTGACAATTGCATCTAACATTATTAAGTCTCACGGTGGAGAATTATCTTTAACGTCAGTGATTGGTAACGGCACCAAAGCAACCATCACTTTACCCTTAATCTGA
- a CDS encoding methylated-DNA--[protein]-cysteine S-methyltransferase has translation MIETTLASPTGEWIIQASNDGLRYVGFFPKTRYGQGENLHTEMAKKQLTEYFAGKRQCFDVALDVDGTHFQKQVWQVLAQVPFGETHSYGWIAERLGNKNAVRAVGAANGKNPISIIVPCHRIIGANGKLTGYAGGLEAKEWLLQHEGVSFKK, from the coding sequence ATGATTGAAACTACATTAGCCTCCCCCACTGGAGAGTGGATAATACAAGCCTCCAATGATGGTTTACGATATGTCGGATTCTTTCCAAAAACACGCTACGGGCAAGGGGAAAATCTCCATACAGAAATGGCAAAAAAACAGTTAACTGAATATTTTGCTGGTAAACGTCAATGCTTTGATGTGGCGCTCGATGTCGATGGTACACACTTTCAAAAGCAAGTCTGGCAGGTGTTGGCACAAGTACCATTTGGTGAAACGCATAGCTATGGCTGGATAGCTGAGCGCTTAGGTAACAAAAATGCCGTCCGTGCTGTTGGCGCTGCGAACGGCAAAAATCCAATTAGTATCATCGTGCCTTGTCATCGCATTATTGGTGCAAATGGAAAGCTAACAGGATATGCTGGTGGACTTGAAGCGAAAGAGTGGTTGTTGCAACACGAGGGAGTGAGCTTCAAAAAATAG
- a CDS encoding superoxide dismutase, which yields MAYTLPELPYAYDALEPHIDAKTMEIHHTLHHQTYINKANAALEGTEFAGKDTETLLRNIKTLPENLQKAVQEHVGGHNNHSLFWQIMTPNYAPLCDGPLKQAIESELGGFDSFKTEFTNAAVSRFGSGWAWLVVDENGKLAVTSSLNQDSPYMDQHTPIIGLDVWEHAYYLKYQNRRPEYIAAFYNVINWSEVERRYNQAIG from the coding sequence ATGGCTTATACCTTACCTGAGTTACCGTACGCATATGATGCATTAGAACCGCATATCGACGCGAAGACGATGGAGATCCATCATACTTTGCATCATCAGACATATATAAATAAAGCAAACGCAGCGTTAGAGGGGACGGAGTTCGCAGGTAAAGACACCGAAACGTTGCTGAGAAACATTAAAACGTTACCTGAAAATTTACAAAAAGCAGTGCAAGAACATGTCGGCGGGCACAATAACCATAGTTTGTTCTGGCAAATTATGACTCCAAATTATGCGCCTTTATGTGATGGGCCGTTAAAACAAGCGATAGAAAGTGAGCTCGGTGGTTTTGATAGCTTTAAAACTGAATTTACAAACGCTGCCGTCAGTCGATTTGGCAGTGGTTGGGCATGGTTAGTTGTGGATGAAAATGGCAAGTTAGCGGTGACGAGTAGTCTCAACCAAGACAGCCCCTATATGGATCAGCACACCCCAATAATAGGTTTAGATGTGTGGGAACATGCCTATTACCTCAAGTATCAGAATCGTCGACCAGAATACATCGCCGCTTTTTACAATGTCATCAATTGGTCTGAAGTCGAGCGAAGATATAATCAAGCAATAGGTTAG
- a CDS encoding cation diffusion facilitator family transporter, with translation MSHAHHHHHGNKLGWAVFVNILLSAAQVVGGILSGSLSLVADALHNLSDAGALIIALVAQKIARKPASLELTYGYQRAEIVGALINSATLIVVGIYLLFEAISRFLNPEPIDGWIVVWLAALALVIDVITALITYSAGAKTSLNIRAAFIHNVSDAAASVAVIVAGTLIILYQWYVVDLIATVLISAYVIFHGVELSKSSIRILMQATPDNVNIQEIKEYLETQENVKTVSHIHVWQLNEHEHILEAQVVIMSLSDQSTLARLKAGLQSRFGLSHTTLELTEESLVTHQCVEIN, from the coding sequence ATGTCTCACGCACATCATCACCATCATGGAAACAAGCTCGGTTGGGCCGTATTTGTTAATATTCTACTGAGTGCCGCACAGGTCGTTGGTGGCATTCTCTCAGGCAGTCTTTCTTTGGTTGCTGATGCGTTACATAATTTAAGTGACGCTGGTGCGCTTATTATCGCGTTAGTTGCGCAAAAAATTGCAAGAAAGCCGGCCTCACTCGAACTCACTTATGGCTACCAACGTGCTGAAATAGTCGGGGCGCTAATTAATAGCGCGACACTCATTGTGGTTGGGATTTATCTGCTATTCGAGGCAATTTCTCGATTTTTAAATCCCGAACCAATTGATGGTTGGATAGTGGTGTGGCTCGCAGCCTTGGCGTTAGTTATCGACGTTATCACAGCGCTTATTACTTATTCTGCTGGTGCAAAAACCAGCCTAAATATTCGTGCGGCGTTTATTCACAATGTTTCCGATGCTGCGGCTTCCGTTGCGGTGATCGTGGCTGGAACATTAATCATCTTATATCAATGGTATGTGGTGGATCTTATTGCTACCGTGTTGATCTCCGCGTACGTGATTTTCCATGGCGTCGAACTGAGTAAAAGTAGTATTAGAATTCTCATGCAGGCAACGCCAGATAATGTCAATATTCAAGAGATTAAGGAATACCTCGAGACTCAAGAGAATGTTAAGACGGTAAGCCATATTCATGTATGGCAGCTCAATGAACATGAACATATTTTAGAGGCGCAAGTTGTCATTATGTCTTTGAGCGACCAAAGCACGCTCGCGCGGTTAAAAGCGGGTTTACAGTCCCGGTTTGGATTGTCGCATACCACACTTGAATTAACCGAGGAATCTTTGGTAACCCACCAGTGTGTAGAAATTAACTAA
- a CDS encoding efflux RND transporter permease subunit: MFNRIIDWSVNNRLLIILFLLVITATASVTIPKLNLDAFPDVTNVQVAVNTEAPGLAAEEVEQLITYPIEAVMYALPDVQQVRSISKTGLSGVTVVFKEGTDIYFARQLVFERLQAAKELIPSGVGTPEMGPNTSGLGQVFQYMLMSETNSEYDAMALRSLNDWVVKLLIMPIDGVTDVLAFGGDVRQYQVNIDPNKLLAYALTQQDVVSAIERNNQNVGGWYLERGQEQLVIRAAGWFQSGEKGIEEIANVPVKTIDGTVVTVAQVATVSIGGEIRQGAVTMSRKSASGEVEQLGEVVTGIVLKRMGANTKATIDSINNRVELINKALPEGVRFEPFYDQSDLISKAVQTVVEALALAFIFIVVVLALFLMNLRATFLVLISIPISIAIALVVMAWLGVSANLMSLGGIAVAIGMLVDGSVVMVENIFKHLTRQKKSDDFSVGLIVELAGKEVARPIFFAASIILVVFTPLFSFEGVEAKLFQPMAISIILAVIAAIFVALIIVPALATYLFKHGVKARESIILVALEKGYRWTLNRVLHRQKLLMAIVILLMVVAGFTFTKIGTEFVPELEEGTINLRVTLAPSASLETALNVAPELEKMLLTFPEVNYALSRIGRAEIGGDPEPVNNIEIYIGLAPVAQWQSANNRYELQALMEQKLSAYPGLLFNFSQPIATRVDELLSGVKAQLAIKLFGPDLAVLAKKGKEIEAAVAQVEGTEGVQLEQIAGESQLIITPKRQALSRYGLAVGDVMALVQDGIGGSKAGQVINGNERYDIYVRLAPKYRQSKQTIEEIRLQSSSGAWIRLADVANVEYQSGPPQVRRDDVQRRVVIQANVQGRDMGSVVSDIRAAIDSKVDLPTGYGVEIGGQFENQQRAQKRLAIVVPLSLALIALLLYFAFGSLAQAALILVNVPLAVIGGVFSLYISGQYLSVPSSVGFITLFGVAVLNGVVMVESINQRLAAGESLHSGVFEGAVSRLRPVLMTAITSALGLIPMLLSTGVGAEIQRPLASVIVGGLLTSTLLTLFVLPALYPLFSKQIKNS, encoded by the coding sequence ATGTTTAATCGAATTATCGATTGGTCTGTAAACAATCGGCTTCTAATTATTCTTTTTTTACTCGTTATCACAGCAACTGCTAGCGTGACTATTCCAAAACTCAACTTAGATGCGTTTCCCGATGTAACGAATGTGCAGGTTGCGGTGAATACTGAAGCGCCGGGACTGGCAGCAGAAGAGGTTGAGCAGTTAATCACCTATCCAATTGAGGCTGTGATGTATGCCTTGCCTGATGTGCAGCAAGTGCGTTCAATTTCTAAAACAGGTCTATCTGGCGTTACGGTGGTATTTAAGGAAGGTACCGATATCTATTTTGCCAGACAGTTGGTATTTGAGCGCCTCCAAGCTGCAAAGGAGTTGATCCCAAGCGGCGTGGGTACGCCAGAAATGGGGCCAAATACATCAGGGCTTGGTCAAGTATTTCAATATATGCTGATGAGCGAGACGAACTCTGAATATGATGCAATGGCCTTACGTAGTCTCAATGACTGGGTGGTCAAGCTGTTAATTATGCCAATTGACGGAGTAACTGATGTATTGGCCTTTGGCGGCGATGTGCGTCAGTATCAAGTCAATATCGACCCAAATAAGCTATTGGCTTATGCACTCACTCAGCAAGATGTGGTGAGTGCCATCGAGCGTAATAACCAAAATGTCGGCGGTTGGTATTTAGAGCGCGGTCAAGAGCAGTTGGTGATCCGCGCAGCTGGCTGGTTTCAAAGTGGGGAGAAGGGGATCGAGGAGATTGCCAACGTGCCCGTCAAAACCATTGATGGCACGGTCGTGACTGTGGCTCAGGTTGCCACTGTATCGATTGGTGGAGAAATCCGTCAAGGCGCTGTGACGATGTCTAGAAAAAGCGCCTCTGGTGAAGTGGAACAGCTCGGTGAAGTCGTAACAGGCATAGTGCTCAAGCGAATGGGAGCAAACACCAAAGCAACCATTGATAGCATTAACAACCGCGTGGAACTGATTAATAAAGCACTACCTGAAGGGGTAAGGTTTGAGCCGTTTTACGATCAGTCTGATTTAATCAGCAAAGCAGTACAAACTGTCGTTGAAGCCTTGGCACTAGCATTTATTTTTATCGTTGTGGTGCTCGCGCTGTTTTTAATGAACCTGAGAGCGACTTTTTTGGTGCTTATTTCAATTCCTATTTCAATTGCTATTGCACTTGTGGTTATGGCGTGGCTTGGCGTCTCGGCCAACTTAATGTCGCTAGGCGGTATCGCAGTCGCGATAGGGATGTTAGTTGACGGCTCAGTGGTGATGGTAGAAAACATCTTTAAACACCTAACAAGGCAAAAGAAAAGTGATGACTTCTCTGTAGGACTCATTGTTGAGCTCGCAGGAAAGGAAGTGGCAAGACCAATCTTTTTTGCTGCCAGTATCATCTTAGTGGTGTTCACCCCGTTATTTAGTTTTGAAGGGGTTGAAGCTAAACTATTTCAACCTATGGCAATTAGTATTATTTTGGCTGTTATTGCGGCGATATTTGTTGCCCTTATCATTGTCCCAGCGCTTGCGACCTACTTATTTAAACACGGTGTTAAAGCGCGAGAGAGTATTATTCTCGTCGCGCTAGAAAAAGGCTACCGCTGGACGTTAAATCGAGTGTTGCATAGGCAAAAGTTGTTGATGGCTATCGTCATATTATTGATGGTAGTGGCCGGTTTTACGTTCACTAAAATTGGTACCGAGTTTGTCCCTGAACTTGAAGAAGGCACCATCAACCTAAGGGTAACGCTGGCACCTTCCGCCAGTCTTGAAACCGCGCTGAATGTTGCGCCTGAGCTGGAAAAAATGCTGCTCACTTTTCCTGAGGTAAACTACGCGCTAAGCAGAATTGGTCGAGCGGAGATAGGTGGCGATCCTGAACCGGTAAATAACATTGAAATCTATATTGGTCTTGCACCAGTAGCACAGTGGCAAAGCGCAAATAATCGCTACGAATTACAAGCTTTGATGGAACAAAAGCTATCGGCTTATCCCGGCTTACTGTTTAATTTTTCACAGCCTATTGCGACGCGTGTCGATGAATTACTCTCAGGCGTTAAAGCGCAGTTGGCGATTAAGCTGTTTGGCCCGGATTTAGCTGTGCTTGCAAAAAAAGGCAAGGAAATTGAGGCTGCCGTGGCGCAAGTTGAAGGGACAGAGGGCGTACAACTTGAACAAATAGCAGGTGAATCGCAGCTGATCATCACCCCAAAACGTCAAGCGTTATCTCGCTACGGTTTAGCTGTCGGCGACGTTATGGCATTAGTGCAAGATGGCATTGGTGGCAGTAAAGCGGGGCAGGTCATCAACGGTAACGAACGCTATGATATTTATGTCCGCTTGGCACCTAAGTACCGTCAAAGCAAGCAAACCATTGAAGAAATACGCTTACAATCAAGTTCAGGGGCGTGGATCCGGTTGGCTGATGTTGCGAATGTTGAATATCAATCTGGTCCACCGCAAGTAAGACGAGATGACGTTCAACGTCGAGTGGTGATCCAAGCGAATGTGCAAGGTCGAGATATGGGCAGTGTAGTAAGTGATATTCGCGCGGCTATTGATAGTAAAGTTGACTTACCAACAGGTTATGGTGTTGAAATCGGTGGTCAATTTGAAAACCAGCAACGAGCACAAAAACGCTTGGCAATCGTGGTACCGCTATCTTTGGCGCTAATAGCACTTTTGCTTTACTTCGCATTTGGTTCACTGGCTCAGGCTGCGCTTATTTTAGTGAATGTGCCGCTGGCGGTTATTGGTGGAGTATTTTCTTTATATATCTCAGGACAATATCTATCGGTCCCAAGTTCGGTTGGGTTTATCACCTTATTCGGTGTCGCGGTACTCAATGGCGTGGTCATGGTTGAGAGCATAAACCAGCGATTGGCTGCGGGAGAATCGCTTCATTCAGGTGTCTTTGAGGGAGCAGTTTCAAGGCTTAGACCCGTGCTTATGACTGCGATCACCTCAGCCCTTGGCCTTATTCCTATGTTGTTGTCGACAGGAGTGGGCGCTGAAATTCAAAGGCCGCTTGCCAGTGTAATTGTTGGTGGATTATTAACGTCAACCTTGCTGACTTTGTTTGTATTGCCAGCACTTTATCCACTATTCTCAAAGCAAATTAAAAATTCGTAA
- a CDS encoding type 2 periplasmic-binding domain-containing protein gives MRLLFIAFYVFASWASMAAEIRFCYEDKHAPPFIHGAGQTVPLENPGVTIQIVQQLDLRVKEVNFTYTRKPWSRCLHELENGKVDAVVASHRESRESLMAYPKNSDGTIAQQYAINRISTCLLKSKTSKATLNLNTEIELAVPRGYAIRESMPEHFSIFETDSLEHAIALVENELLDATIGLCQIGNMPITLSPPFNHLEAVFPPLETSFGFMAFSEQFYQQHPELSWKVWRASQLISLDTLYSEYLRSQPSQMDKQ, from the coding sequence TTGAGACTGCTATTTATCGCCTTTTACGTTTTTGCTTCGTGGGCCAGTATGGCGGCAGAGATTCGCTTTTGTTATGAAGATAAACATGCTCCACCCTTTATCCATGGGGCAGGACAAACTGTGCCATTGGAAAATCCAGGTGTTACGATCCAAATCGTACAACAGCTAGATCTGCGTGTGAAAGAGGTGAACTTCACATACACCCGAAAGCCATGGAGTCGTTGTTTACATGAGTTGGAAAATGGCAAAGTGGATGCTGTAGTTGCAAGCCATCGTGAATCTAGAGAGTCGCTGATGGCATACCCAAAAAACTCTGATGGCACTATCGCGCAGCAATATGCAATTAATCGGATCAGCACTTGTTTGCTCAAAAGTAAAACGAGTAAAGCAACATTAAACCTGAACACAGAAATAGAACTCGCAGTCCCTCGTGGCTATGCTATTCGCGAAAGTATGCCCGAGCATTTTTCCATATTCGAAACTGACTCGTTAGAGCATGCTATTGCACTGGTTGAAAATGAATTACTTGATGCAACTATTGGCCTTTGCCAAATTGGTAATATGCCAATCACATTATCGCCCCCCTTTAACCACTTAGAAGCGGTTTTTCCTCCGTTGGAAACGTCGTTTGGTTTTATGGCATTTTCAGAACAGTTTTATCAGCAGCACCCTGAGTTAAGCTGGAAAGTGTGGCGTGCAAGTCAGCTTATTAGCCTCGACACCTTATATAGTGAGTATTTGCGTTCACAACCTAGCCAAATGGATAAGCAATAG
- a CDS encoding DNA-3-methyladenine glycosylase 2 family protein, with translation MYTPEICSQARNSRDARFDGLFFVAVKSTGIYCRPICPAPAAKEENVEYFQFAHNAAQAGFRPCIRCRPDSAPGSYAWLGTETTAVRAKKLIDEGALIQHSTEDLADRLGISVRYLNKVFNQYFGTSPKQYALYKQCDLAKQLLQQSDLAVTQIAFAAGFNSLRRFNDAFQKLYQLSPSQLRKNEGNGSAIAIYLSYRPPYNWGKMQQFLALRIVPGIEWLTEYSYGRTVMIQGETGRFSATIEPENHRFKVDIVLCDLSLLVPMIAQIRRVLDLDADTCFIESHLREAAPGLPLQEGLRLPGIWSEFEAGMRAILGQQISVQAARNLLALLVETLGEAAENGMRYFPKPKAVFDSDLAFFKMPARRKAAIKAFAEQYVGSEHVELDSWLNIKGIGPWTVDYAKMRGLSHPDIYLGGDLGVKKAMEKSLTAINIEKCAPFRSYLTFQLWQQL, from the coding sequence ATGTACACACCAGAAATTTGTTCTCAAGCTAGAAATAGTCGTGATGCTAGATTTGATGGGTTGTTTTTTGTTGCAGTCAAGAGCACCGGCATCTATTGTCGGCCAATATGCCCAGCACCTGCTGCAAAAGAAGAGAATGTAGAGTATTTTCAATTTGCCCACAATGCTGCGCAAGCAGGCTTTAGGCCTTGTATTCGCTGTCGCCCTGACAGCGCACCGGGCAGTTATGCATGGCTTGGCACGGAAACAACCGCAGTCAGAGCCAAAAAGTTAATCGATGAGGGTGCTTTAATACAGCACTCGACAGAAGACTTAGCCGATAGGTTAGGTATTTCGGTCCGTTACTTAAATAAAGTATTCAATCAATATTTTGGTACGAGCCCCAAACAATATGCACTTTATAAGCAATGTGACTTAGCTAAGCAACTATTACAGCAAAGTGATCTTGCTGTCACACAAATTGCGTTTGCCGCCGGGTTTAACTCATTGCGACGCTTTAATGATGCATTCCAGAAGCTGTATCAGTTATCACCAAGTCAACTCAGAAAAAATGAGGGTAATGGCTCAGCCATTGCGATTTACTTGTCCTATCGACCGCCGTACAACTGGGGAAAAATGCAGCAGTTTTTGGCGCTGAGAATTGTGCCAGGTATCGAGTGGTTAACAGAATATAGCTATGGGCGAACCGTGATGATACAAGGTGAAACAGGGCGCTTCAGCGCGACTATCGAGCCTGAAAACCATCGCTTTAAAGTGGATATCGTGCTCTGCGATTTATCTTTGTTAGTTCCGATGATTGCACAGATAAGACGTGTGTTAGATTTAGATGCGGACACCTGCTTTATTGAGTCCCATCTTCGTGAAGCCGCGCCTGGCTTGCCGCTACAAGAAGGGCTTAGATTACCCGGGATCTGGAGTGAGTTTGAAGCGGGAATGAGAGCTATTTTGGGCCAACAAATCAGTGTTCAAGCAGCGAGAAACTTACTTGCTTTATTGGTTGAAACACTTGGTGAGGCAGCCGAAAATGGTATGCGTTACTTCCCCAAACCCAAAGCCGTATTTGATAGTGATCTTGCCTTTTTCAAAATGCCGGCGCGGCGGAAAGCGGCTATTAAAGCTTTTGCTGAGCAATACGTTGGTTCGGAACATGTTGAGCTTGATAGTTGGCTGAATATTAAAGGTATAGGTCCGTGGACTGTCGATTATGCAAAAATGCGCGGATTGAGTCATCCAGACATTTACTTGGGGGGGGATCTAGGGGTCAAAAAAGCAATGGAAAAATCCTTAACAGCAATAAATATCGAAAAATGTGCCCCATTCCGTTCTTATTTAACTTTTCAACTATGGCAACAATTATGA